In the genome of Kitasatospora cathayae, one region contains:
- a CDS encoding DUF1775 domain-containing protein: MSDSGTRRRACAGARRRARPPRSAGSALRQDFTVDLGALPDGTDKVVFKALQTYSDGNIVRWIEEAQDGQKEPEHPAPVLHLTAATGGDATPAASAAASAPAANTAAAPAVSTAAAKASSSDSTARTLGIAGIAGIAVGVLGAVTGVVLGRRSRKADGSTASA; the protein is encoded by the coding sequence ATGTCTGACTCCGGAACCCGCCGCCGAGCCTGTGCCGGTGCGCGCCGCCGCGCTCGACCTCCGCGTTCTGCGGGCTCTGCCCTTCGCCAGGACTTCACCGTCGACCTCGGCGCGCTGCCCGACGGCACCGACAAGGTCGTCTTCAAGGCCCTGCAGACGTACAGCGACGGCAACATCGTGCGCTGGATCGAGGAGGCCCAGGACGGTCAGAAGGAGCCGGAGCACCCGGCCCCGGTGCTGCACCTGACCGCGGCCACCGGCGGCGACGCCACGCCGGCCGCGAGCGCAGCCGCGAGCGCCCCGGCGGCGAACACCGCCGCGGCCCCGGCGGTGAGCACGGCGGCGGCGAAGGCGAGCAGCAGCGACTCCACCGCCCGCACGCTCGGCATCGCGGGCATCGCGGGCATCGCCGTCGGCGTCCTCGGCGCCGTGACGGGCGTCGTGCTCGGCCGCCGCAGCCGCAAGGCCGACGGCTCCACCGCCTCGGCGTGA
- a CDS encoding ABC transporter ATP-binding protein — translation MRIAIEELSVALGGRDVLSDVGLIAAEGEIAGLVGPNGSGKSTLLRTVYRHLRPNAGRVLLASRDVRSLAPAEAARHIAALPQERGSDFEFTVREVVAMGRTPYKRAFAGDDEWDRAAVAEALERVGLGAHADRRFAQLSGGERQRVLLARAFAQQPDVLVLDEPTNHLDVQHQVELLALLREQRRTTLISLHDLNAAASLCDRLHVLHEGVLVASGTPREVLTPELLAKVFGVRAAVVEHPLTGDPLIAFDHRQAAP, via the coding sequence ATGAGGATCGCCATCGAGGAACTGTCCGTCGCCCTCGGTGGGCGCGACGTGCTCTCCGACGTCGGCCTGATCGCCGCCGAGGGCGAGATCGCCGGCCTGGTCGGGCCGAACGGCAGCGGCAAGTCCACCCTGCTGCGCACCGTCTACCGGCACCTGCGTCCGAACGCGGGGCGGGTCCTGCTGGCCTCGCGGGACGTGCGCTCGCTGGCCCCGGCCGAGGCCGCCCGGCACATCGCGGCCCTGCCCCAGGAGCGCGGCTCGGACTTCGAGTTCACCGTCCGCGAGGTCGTGGCGATGGGCCGCACCCCCTACAAGCGGGCCTTCGCCGGGGACGACGAGTGGGACCGGGCCGCCGTCGCCGAGGCACTGGAGCGGGTCGGCCTCGGGGCCCACGCGGACCGCCGGTTCGCGCAGCTGTCCGGCGGGGAACGGCAACGGGTGCTGCTGGCACGGGCGTTCGCCCAGCAGCCGGACGTACTGGTGCTGGACGAGCCGACCAACCACCTCGACGTCCAGCACCAGGTGGAGCTGCTGGCCCTGCTGCGCGAGCAGCGCCGCACCACGCTGATCTCGCTGCACGACCTGAACGCCGCGGCCTCGCTCTGCGACCGGCTGCACGTCCTGCACGAGGGCGTTCTGGTGGCCTCCGGCACGCCACGGGAGGTGCTGACGCCCGAGCTGCTGGCGAAGGTGTTCGGCGTGCGGGCCGCGGTGGTGGAACATCCGCTGACCGGTGATCCGCTGATCGCCTTCGACCACCGGCAGGCCGCCCCGTGA
- a CDS encoding ABC transporter substrate-binding protein — protein sequence MRSRVLCGMAAAVAVLVTGCGSGGGAKTGDAGAAATSAPAAGAPSAAAAFPVKVTDCAGKETVFDSAPKKIVTSNASGLEMLLRLGAGDRVTGTGFPPGKGALPADIADAGAKVPVLGDMVIPKEKLLGSGADLYVETFAAMGGMGGGMGTTPTDQEYRAAGIKRVFLHSTACAAMAKAPQQELSGVEGDIRSLGQVTGTSAKADALVADMEKKVGSVKTALAGVAADQRPGYFFFDFDAGTKQPMAVCNRQVGNAVITLAGARNVFGDCDGDFKPVSWEDVVAKNPDWIQLGVRNRGSEAENKKAFDDAEKFLREFPATKGLKAVQEGHFVRIGSEVTTIAGTRNADTVQQIAHTLFPDLVKDAQ from the coding sequence ATGCGTTCTCGTGTGTTGTGCGGCATGGCCGCCGCCGTCGCCGTCCTCGTGACGGGATGCGGCAGTGGCGGAGGTGCCAAGACCGGCGACGCGGGAGCGGCGGCCACGTCCGCACCCGCTGCCGGGGCGCCGTCGGCCGCGGCGGCGTTCCCGGTCAAGGTCACGGACTGCGCCGGGAAGGAGACGGTGTTCGACTCGGCGCCGAAGAAGATCGTCACCAGCAACGCGTCCGGCCTGGAGATGCTGCTGCGGCTCGGCGCGGGTGACCGGGTGACCGGGACGGGCTTCCCGCCCGGCAAGGGCGCGCTGCCGGCCGACATCGCCGACGCCGGCGCCAAGGTGCCGGTGCTCGGGGACATGGTGATCCCCAAGGAGAAGCTGCTCGGCTCGGGCGCCGACCTGTACGTGGAGACCTTCGCCGCCATGGGCGGCATGGGCGGCGGGATGGGCACCACGCCGACCGACCAGGAGTACCGGGCCGCCGGGATCAAGCGGGTGTTCCTGCACTCCACCGCCTGCGCGGCGATGGCCAAGGCCCCGCAGCAGGAGCTCTCCGGCGTCGAGGGCGACATCAGGAGCCTGGGCCAGGTCACCGGCACCTCGGCCAAGGCGGATGCGCTGGTCGCGGACATGGAGAAGAAGGTCGGGTCGGTGAAGACCGCGCTGGCCGGTGTGGCGGCGGACCAGCGCCCCGGCTACTTCTTCTTCGACTTCGACGCCGGCACCAAGCAGCCGATGGCGGTCTGCAACCGGCAGGTCGGCAACGCCGTGATCACCCTCGCCGGTGCCCGCAACGTGTTCGGCGACTGCGACGGCGACTTCAAGCCCGTCTCGTGGGAGGACGTCGTCGCCAAGAACCCGGACTGGATCCAGCTCGGCGTCCGCAACCGCGGCAGCGAGGCCGAGAACAAGAAGGCGTTCGACGACGCGGAGAAGTTCCTGCGCGAGTTCCCCGCCACCAAGGGCCTCAAGGCCGTCCAGGAGGGGCACTTCGTCCGCATCGGCTCGGAGGTGACCACCATCGCCGGCACCCGCAACGCCGACACCGTCCAGCAGATCGCCCACACCCTCTTCCCGGACCTCGTCAAGGACGCCCAGTAG
- a CDS encoding isocyanide synthase family protein, translating to MPTESVTGSSRPVRQTCAAVLELLLPHRRATDTAVPADVDDFPEQLRQLAEFVEAGDRIVFTLPGFPCKSPSPAKVLGHLPDEGERLSLTFLEDLCRAVGEVYEPGARMEICSDGHVFGDLIRVPDPHIDAYSDELAALIRREGLTRLSVFDLRDVLGDLPYDEKRARVHDEYAPTVEELRAEVRRDEHTLALYRGITRFLTEDTVDFTGTRSALQRECRRRAYGVIQRSRAWGDLIAEHHPRTVRLSIHPQPRGAAKFGIRLLDATDAWTTPWHSTVLHRADGSWQLMRRADAEQQGTLVLRDGRPSHFEES from the coding sequence ATGCCCACCGAATCCGTCACGGGCAGTTCCAGACCCGTCCGACAGACCTGCGCCGCCGTCCTGGAACTGCTGCTGCCCCACCGCCGTGCCACCGACACCGCGGTCCCGGCCGACGTCGACGACTTCCCCGAACAGCTGCGGCAGCTGGCCGAGTTCGTCGAGGCGGGAGACCGGATCGTCTTCACCCTGCCGGGCTTCCCCTGCAAGTCGCCCAGCCCCGCCAAGGTCCTCGGACACCTCCCCGACGAGGGCGAACGCCTCTCCCTCACCTTCCTCGAGGACCTCTGCCGGGCGGTCGGCGAGGTGTACGAGCCGGGCGCCCGGATGGAGATCTGCTCCGACGGGCACGTCTTCGGCGACCTGATCCGGGTGCCGGACCCGCACATCGACGCCTACTCCGACGAACTCGCCGCCCTGATCCGCCGCGAGGGCCTGACCCGCCTGTCCGTCTTCGACCTGCGCGACGTGCTCGGCGACCTGCCGTACGACGAGAAGCGCGCCCGGGTGCACGACGAGTACGCGCCCACCGTCGAGGAACTGCGCGCCGAGGTGAGACGCGACGAGCACACCCTCGCGCTCTACCGGGGCATCACCCGCTTCCTCACCGAGGACACCGTGGACTTCACCGGCACCAGGTCCGCCCTCCAGCGCGAGTGCCGCCGGCGCGCCTACGGGGTCATCCAGCGCAGCCGCGCGTGGGGCGACCTCATCGCCGAGCACCACCCCCGCACCGTCCGCCTGTCCATCCACCCCCAGCCGCGCGGCGCCGCCAAGTTCGGCATCCGCCTGCTCGACGCCACCGACGCCTGGACCACCCCCTGGCACTCCACCGTCCTGCACCGCGCCGACGGCAGCTGGCAGTTGATGCGCCGGGCCGACGCCGAGCAGCAGGGCACCCTGGTGCTGCGTGACGGTCGGCCGAGCCACTTCGAGGAGTCCTGA
- a CDS encoding cytochrome P450 family protein: MTTPDHTEGRCPVTGAAAGEPIPLYGSAYKTDPYDLYRRMRDAGPVHKVRFPSGIAAWLVTGYDAAHQALNDPRLGKNHELGNDDWRALASIMPEPQHSQLQAHLLHQDPPEHTRMRRLVLDAFAPRRVESLRPRFQELADALVDELPAEGGADLVQGFAAHYPFRVLAEVIGLPAELAARFDRDWGKVVQPVGPQDPGRPAYEARLFGLQTYIAEVVAHKRGHWDDDLLSRLVVAKDRRELTQEELDSMIFQLLVAGQEPVTNQITTMLITLLRHPDQLERLRDDPALMPRAIEELLRYDSAFELTTWRFFAEDSDLHGTRIPAGDSVIVSLCAANRDGKQFPNADTLDLERSPNSHLAFGHGIHFCPGAALARAELQIALATLLARLPGLRPAGSLDDLTWIPAVLARGVNRLPVAYDKRT; encoded by the coding sequence ATGACCACCCCTGACCACACCGAGGGCCGCTGCCCCGTCACCGGCGCCGCCGCCGGTGAGCCGATCCCGCTCTACGGCTCCGCCTACAAGACCGACCCGTACGACCTCTACCGCCGCATGCGCGACGCCGGGCCCGTCCACAAGGTCCGCTTCCCCTCCGGCATCGCCGCCTGGCTGGTCACCGGCTACGACGCCGCCCACCAGGCGCTCAACGACCCCCGCCTCGGCAAGAACCACGAGCTCGGCAACGACGACTGGCGCGCCCTGGCCTCGATCATGCCCGAGCCCCAGCACTCCCAGCTCCAGGCGCACCTGCTGCACCAGGACCCGCCGGAGCACACCCGGATGCGCCGCCTCGTCCTGGACGCCTTCGCCCCGCGCCGGGTGGAGTCGCTGCGCCCGCGCTTCCAGGAGCTCGCCGACGCCCTCGTGGACGAGCTGCCCGCCGAGGGCGGCGCCGACCTGGTGCAGGGCTTCGCCGCGCACTACCCGTTCCGGGTCCTGGCGGAGGTCATCGGCCTCCCGGCCGAGCTGGCCGCCCGTTTCGACCGGGACTGGGGCAAGGTCGTCCAGCCGGTCGGCCCGCAGGACCCGGGCCGGCCCGCCTACGAGGCCCGGTTGTTCGGCCTGCAGACGTACATCGCCGAGGTCGTCGCCCACAAGCGCGGGCACTGGGACGACGATCTCCTCTCCCGCCTGGTCGTCGCCAAGGACCGCAGGGAGCTGACCCAGGAGGAACTCGACTCGATGATCTTCCAGCTCCTGGTCGCCGGCCAGGAGCCCGTCACCAACCAGATCACCACCATGCTGATCACCCTGCTCCGCCACCCCGACCAGCTGGAGCGGCTGCGCGACGACCCCGCCCTGATGCCCCGGGCGATCGAGGAACTCCTGCGCTACGACAGCGCGTTCGAGCTCACCACCTGGCGGTTCTTCGCCGAGGACAGCGACCTGCACGGCACCCGCATCCCGGCCGGCGACTCCGTCATCGTCTCGCTGTGCGCGGCCAACCGCGACGGCAAGCAGTTCCCGAACGCCGACACGCTCGACCTGGAACGCAGCCCGAACTCCCACCTGGCCTTCGGGCACGGCATCCACTTCTGCCCAGGGGCCGCCCTCGCCCGCGCCGAGCTCCAGATCGCCCTCGCCACCCTGCTGGCCCGCCTGCCCGGCCTGCGGCCCGCCGGCTCCCTCGACGACCTCACCTGGATCCCGGCCGTGCTCGCCCGCGGCGTCAACCGGCTCCCGGTCGCCTACGACAAGCGCACCTGA
- a CDS encoding FecCD family ABC transporter permease, with protein sequence MTAAPAAAPVRRPARTARAGLVASALVTTLVVALTLAVSFGSVDIPVREVWTVVEHRITGTAPEAGTRDLIVWQLRVPRALLAALVGAGLGLVGTAVQALVRNPLADPYLLGISSGASLGAVAVIVLGAGTGFAFGFGVSAAAFAGALAAFALVWAIARRGGGFAPMRLVLAGVAVGQFLSGFTSFLVLQAGDEQRTRGVLFWLMGSLGAATWDQLAVPAAAVVLGWLVLQARGRHLNALLMGDETAAGLGVDTARLRRELFAVTSLLTGVLVAVSGAIGFVGLLVPHVCRLVVGGDHRRLLPLSALTGAVLLVVVDTVARTALDTQELPIGVVTAVIGAPVLLYLLDRRLERG encoded by the coding sequence GTGACGGCCGCACCCGCCGCGGCGCCCGTCCGCCGGCCCGCGCGCACCGCGCGGGCCGGCCTCGTCGCGTCCGCTCTCGTCACCACGCTGGTCGTCGCCCTCACGCTGGCGGTCTCGTTCGGTTCCGTGGACATCCCGGTCCGGGAGGTCTGGACCGTGGTGGAGCACCGGATCACCGGGACGGCGCCCGAGGCCGGCACCCGGGATCTGATCGTCTGGCAGCTGCGCGTACCCCGTGCCCTGCTCGCGGCACTCGTCGGCGCCGGGCTGGGCCTGGTCGGCACCGCCGTGCAGGCACTGGTGCGCAATCCGCTGGCCGATCCGTACCTGCTGGGCATCTCCTCCGGCGCGTCGCTGGGCGCCGTCGCCGTCATCGTCCTCGGCGCGGGCACCGGCTTCGCCTTCGGGTTCGGCGTCTCGGCCGCCGCGTTCGCGGGCGCGCTGGCCGCCTTCGCCCTGGTGTGGGCGATCGCCCGGCGCGGCGGCGGCTTCGCCCCGATGCGCCTGGTGCTGGCCGGGGTGGCCGTCGGGCAGTTCCTCTCCGGGTTCACCAGCTTCCTCGTCCTCCAGGCCGGGGACGAGCAGCGGACGCGGGGCGTGCTGTTCTGGCTGATGGGCAGCCTCGGCGCCGCGACCTGGGACCAGCTCGCCGTGCCCGCCGCCGCCGTCGTCCTGGGCTGGCTGGTCCTCCAGGCACGGGGCCGGCACCTCAACGCCCTGCTGATGGGCGACGAGACCGCCGCCGGCCTCGGCGTCGACACCGCCCGGCTGCGCCGCGAGCTGTTCGCCGTCACCAGCCTGCTGACCGGGGTCCTGGTCGCGGTCTCCGGCGCGATCGGCTTCGTCGGCCTGCTGGTGCCGCACGTGTGCCGGCTCGTCGTGGGCGGCGACCACCGCCGGCTGCTGCCGCTGTCCGCCCTGACCGGCGCCGTCCTGCTGGTCGTGGTGGACACCGTCGCCCGCACTGCCCTGGACACGCAGGAGCTGCCGATCGGCGTCGTCACCGCCGTCATCGGCGCACCCGTCCTGCTGTACCTGCTCGACCGACGGCTGGAGCGCGGATGA